The window gtccataaaaaagagaaatcaCAGTCCAGCTATGCATGTTGCCATAtaattttttgattggttgacATGATACATTTTAACACGCATAGCAGAGAGTGTATGctagaaaatgcattttttttcctgcaggaaATGCGACAATAGTATTTAGGAAGAAACACAGCTTACATTTTTCATAACTGCTCTGGTGTTAcatggcctatcaacacaatttgaaACCGGTATGTAGTTTGAAGTCTGCACTTTAACACAAAGTGAAATGGAGACTCTGGGTCACTGCATCTTGTTGCAGTGTTgtcttaaattggtcatgtgaaTTGCAACCgtcgaccccagagggttaaatcAGTGCTGCCTCCTACTCTTTGCCAGTTCATCCTGCTACATTTGGTAGTAACTCTTTTGTTCTcagcatatactattatatattgtacatatatttattagtttcagatgtagccattcttgtattttgcttgtttacattattgtattttgcacaactctgttgcttgtgaagctcgcacacaagaatttcactcacatgtgctgtaccaatgtacctgcacatgtgatgtgacaataaaagtgatttgatttgatatgcTCATTTCACCCGTGTCTACCGTTGCCTCTTTGTGTCTTCTCCTCCTGCCCTGTTACTCTCCAGTGCTGGTTCAGGTTGCTTCCACTTCTAAGGTCTGTTTACAGCAAAGGTTTCAAtattcatcagaatcagaatcagaatcagaatcagaatgggtttattgccagatgttgaggtttacaacattaggaaattgctgcggtgcttcagtgcagacaataagaattaaagtgctatgtagaaagaaagatatgtgcatgagatatacatgagatatatacatgagaataagaattatgagtgctacgtagaaagatatgtgcatgagtgcaggtggtgatcagtgccaaacatgaaatgatgcagtgacacagcgtagggtcatgtgttagtggcggggacaatcATGTGGTTATTATTCATGTgttcaacagcagaggggaagaaactgttcttatggcgagaggttctggtgcgaatggaccggagcctcctgcctgaggggagcaggtcaaacagactgtgtccagggtgagaagggtcagctgagatccgggctgcacgccgcagtgtcctggaggtgtacaggtcctgcagagatgggagtctgcagccaatcaccttctcagcagagcgcacaacacgctgcagtctctgtttgtccctgatagtggctccagcgtaccacacggtgatggaggaggtgaggatggactcgatgattgcagtgtagaattgcatcatcgtccgtgttggcaggttgaatttcttcagctgcctcaggaagtacatcctctgctgggctttcttaatgacggaagtgatggtgggctcccacttcaggtcctgggtgatggtggtacccaggaagcggaatgagtccacagaggtgatgggggtgtcagtcaggatgatggggggagtggagctgtgtgcttcctgaagtccacaataatctccactgtcttctgggcattcagcaccaggttgttgtggctgcaccaagacaccagacgttcaacctccctcctgtaggcagactcatccccgtcagagatgagcccaatgacggtggtgtcatctgcgaacttgattagcttgacagactggtgggtggaggtgcagcagttggtgtacagggagaagagcaggggagaaagaacacagccctgaggggagccggtgctgatggtccgggagtccgagacattcttccccagcctcacatgctgtttcctgtccgtcaggaagttagtgatccaccggcagatgggatcaggcacattcatctgggaaagcttgcctcggagatggtctggaaggatggtgttgaaggcagagctgaagtccacaaacaggatcctggcgtaggttcctggggagtccagatgctgcaggatgaagtgtagggccatgttgatggcgtcgtctacagacctgttggctctgtatgcaaactgcagggggtccaggaggggggccgtgagggtcttgagatgggagagaactaggctcTCAAATGACTTCATCCCGCTTATCTGTCTGCCCTCCTGCCCATCGTGCCTCCCCTGGACCCCCTCTGGAATCTCTGGAACAGGACCTGCGTCCAATCTGTACATAACACACTCCCACCAACTCCACGACAATCAGTACTCATCTTTAGCCATTTCCTTGCCTTCTTGTCCAGTAACCCCTCTTTCCTTTGTTGCAGAGTTGCTGCTCCATCATTCCCTCTGTTGCCCGTCACTAATCATTCTCCAGCAGCAATCTCTGATGATCCCTTGCCCTGGCGATGCTTGTCATCTGAAGTTGTGTTGTGATTCTGAGCTCAAGTTTGTGAGTAAATAAATTATTGTAAATAGTCATTTGCATGTTAtgagtctgcatttgggtccaaaaACTTTATATGAATCTCTGGTTCATTACATGTTGCTTTCTATTGCATAgatggacattttaacatggaagCTTTGAGTGACTGATTCTGGAGCCAGAATCAAATGGCCATGCaaggaactgcagtttgtgGCACTTCAGGCACAGAGCTTATTGGTTGTATCCAGGATGGAGGCTGATGTTTCAGTGGTAAACATGAATGAGAAACGATCTGCAAATTAATAAAAGCACAGCACAGTTtcctcaaacagtcagagcaACTTCAGCACGCAGACGAGAAGGCAGAAGGATAAGAAGATAAAAAAGTATAATTCAAGCTTTTCGAGTTTTTGATCATTAGACATTGTCTGTCATTCTCTTCTTTGATTCCAGATCTTGTGGTGTATTAAttcaaagctttttaaaaaatcttttattacattttactaAAACATGTATCTATGAATCTAAAAGCTTTGTCTGGTTTGTGTTACCTGTTTCTTGGgttttgatgtgttttgcagaaacgAGCTGCTGTGGATGGAGAACCTAACAATGGCGACTCCTCTCAAACAGCCGATTGTGTTTGAACTTGAAGGCTTCTATATACCTCCAGGGTTTGGCCCTTTACTGTTCTTCCTGGCTCTGTTTACCTACATGTTGGTGTTGCTGGGCAATGGTGTCATAGTATCCGTGATTGTTATTGACAAGAACCTGCACAGACCCATGTTTGTAATGGTGTGCCACCTGCTAGTCTGTGATCTTTTGGGGTCCACAGCTGTGCTGCCTGGTCTCATGATGCACTTCTTGATGGGGCAGAAGAGGATTGCATACATCCCAGCCATTGCCCAGGCCTTTTCTGTGCACACATATGGGCTAGCAGTGCAGGCTATTCTGGGTGCGATGGCCTACGACAGGTAATAAAACTATCAGCTCAACgtaaaaatcaaagaaaaaagaaaatcgaactttcctttttgatgctGCTGTTTGAATTGATAATGGATTATGTCTCCAACCTTTAGCTGTATGTCAGCATTGTGTTCTTTTCGtctgttcttcttctgtttttatcttctttttgtttgtagAATTGtaagaaaaagtttttttttccaaagaaaTGAGAAAGTACAGGATTTTGAAAagactttaatttttttttttcattaacaaAACTTCTAAATTAAAACCTACTACATATCTTTTAGTATAAATGCCCCTTCTATTTCTCTGTGCAGGTACATTGCAGTCTGTGAGCCTCTCAGGTATCACGCTATCATGACCTCGGCTTGGCTGCACTCCTGCTGCGCCCTGGCCTGGTTGCTTGCTCTGCTGCCTATTGCTGTGCTCTTCAGCTTCCACATGAATGTCCCATTGTGTGGCAGAGTCATTCTGCATGTTTACTGCAGCAACCGGGGTATCCTAGGCCTGGCCTGCATTCCCACACCTGCCAGTGACATCTATGGTCAGTCCTAAGTGTATGCAGTAGATGGTTGAACATTTTATCAGCTTCAAATCAGCTTGATTCATAGCCTTAGTTTcacagtttaattttttttctctccctcaaTAGTTAAAATGATGAGTGCAGTATTGCAAACCATTGTCTCCACTTTATACTGTTGTACAAGCAACTTCTGTGTTTTGTTGGATTTTTAGAGAAAGGAATTAAACTGATTGTGTtgtcatggttttttttttaaagaaaagcttGTCCCCACAGTGAGATCTCAAGCATTTATTAGCTGTTTTTTCCAGATATAAACAGATTTTAACTGAGGGAACAATTAAACCACATGGGTATGGGGACATGTAATACTTGATTGAAAGGACAGTTGTCTCTTTTTATTCGGTAGGTCTGGCCATGACCTGGACTGTGAGTACAGGGATCTTCCTTATCATTGCTTTTTCCTACATCAGGATCCTGCAAGTATCtctaaaacacagcagaatcGACACCAGCATCCGCAGCAAGGCCTTTCAAACCTGTGCTTCTCACCTCGTCGTGTACGTGCTCTACCAAATAGCCTCAGTGATCATAATTGTGAGTTACAGGTTTCCTTCAGTGTCTGAAAACCTAAAGAAATTCTTTAGCATTCTGTTCATCATCGTTCCACCAGCCATCAACCCCATTATCTACGGACTGGTCAGTAAAGAGTTACGCAGCAGCATCATTAAACACTTCACAATCTAGTGCAGTGTAAATGTTCCAAAAATACTGGATACTCATACAAGAGGCAGAACAAAGCCCAACAaagttttttaatattattgatattattaattaatatttatttattaattgttgttgtgatttatatataaatgataCCAAATTGTATTAATGTCAAGATGAATGGACCCAAACTCCTGTAATTTCAGAATGAATGACCTGATTTGTCTTCCTTTCTACATCTATGAAAAAAAGTGAATGTCTTAATGCCTCAAGGAAGTTAATtactttagaatagaatagccctttattgtcattgtacatgtacagtgaaATTATGGGTGCTACACTCTGCAGgagtataaaaaaaatacataaataggaataaaaagcaaacagaaaagaCATATAGAGTCTAGAGGAATACATATACAAAACATAGAAAGGCACACAGTGGAGAGCAAAGTGCTTGGaagtagtgcaaagacaagACTTGGTCTGAATAGAGTCATGTAGGGTTAATCTGACCATGGCTCAGATTAACGTGGGTGGGCAGGGCTGGGGTGTGGGGGAATAGTGTTTGTTAACAGTCTGAATGACcaaggggaagaagctgttagtGAGTCTGGAGGTGTAGGACCTGATTGACCTGAGGCACAGACCAGAGAGCAGCGGGTCAAACAGGTGGTGGGCGGGTTCACCTGTGAGGGCCCTGGTTTACCTGAGACAGGAGGATCTGGCAATGGCCTCCAGGGTGGCAGAGAGCAGCCAATCATTTTTTGGGTTGTGTTAGTTACCCTCTGCGCAGCCTTCCTGTTCCCATTAGTGTCCCCTGCATACCATACAGACACACTGCGTACACAcagaattaaaataaatggaaactGAGAATCTACAATGAAGCACTTGTGTAATTTTCAACAGGTTTTGCTGGGATTGTGTCAGAGAGGTCAACCTGGGTTTTCTGGTTGACTTCGTACTGGCCTCGTGGAACCACTTTCTACTTTCCAGGAGTTAAACACCTCCACACAAAAGTCACTGACGCTAGTGTGGGTTTAGACATCACTTTATATGGCAGGTGTGAAACTGTAACAACAAAATACAGTGTATATGAGTGACAAACTAAAATAGTTACTTAACAAGCGGCATGACCATGTGCTTATGCTGACAGCCAATAACTGCCTAcaaaggggtatttattattttcttctttttttggggttgtatggaagccccaaacgcaatttcattgttcttgacaatgacaataaataaataaatacctaaACCATAAATTAGCCTGCGTAATACAGCATGTAAGTAACTGCCATTAATTGACATAAAGTGCCAAGCAATAATGCATACTCACAGGGAATGTCTTTTTATGAACCTTTCACAACACATGTTAAGTCGATTGTCTGAGTTTTTCTGACACGTCTCCTGTCCGCATGGGCCATGCCTTTCTCTTAAAGGGTCAGCACACTAACCACCATGCTGaacaaaaaatgtacaaaattgACAATAGTCAGAACAGACTTAAAATGCTATAAGATTTGTGTATATAGCAGGTGAGGACAAGCAGagggtgtgacagaggaggatgcttaAGGTGGTGTAAGATGGAGGCAGAGGATCTGCTGTGATGAACTGTAAAAGGAGCAGCTGGAAGAATTAGAATTTTGGTTCATGCTAATTAACTACACAAAAGTTTTATGATGACATGATGATTGAGAAGTATCTAGTTAGAACGTAGCTTTCAGTAAACAAGCAGAGCAGAATGTTTAACTTAAAAAAGTGCAACATATGACGAACACGAGGGTAGTTGAGATAACAAGCAGAGGattaaatgtcattttctgTTTAAATGAGGTCAAAAAAGTTTATTCAATGAGGAACATCCAAGGCAATCAAAAAAGTGGTAACTATTGGGTGAAATGCCATTCGTGTTTCTCCATCATGCAGTCTTTTGGCTTTCATGCctcctttaataataataataataatacattttatttaaaaatagcgcctttcaaagtacccaaggacactgtacaacagataaaaacacagaaactggaaatatacacaATAATAAGAATAACAGATAAAAGTTAGAGCATACAGAGGTTTAAACATAAgcaattttaaacagatgagttttgagggtgcacttaaaaagagggaatgataatattgttataatattatattattataatatttctgaggtcAGGGGGTAAGGAATTCCAAAGTCGAGGGGCAGAGCAACTAAAAGCCCCGCCCCCCATTGCAATCAGACGAGCggaaggaacagagagagaaagagaagatgaagatctgAGGCACCGGGATGGGAAGTTCATCTGTACTAAATCGGAGAGGTATGGTGGAGTGAGAGAATGAATAGCCTTAAATGTATAAAGGATTACTTTAAAATGGATGCGAAATTTAaccgggagccagtgaagttgcttcaggattggggagatgtggtgggtagaggaagtcctagtaataatacgggcagcagagttctggacacgtTGCAGCTTGTTAATAGATTTTTGTGTAAGGCCAAATAATAGtgagttacagtaatcaatTCGAGAGATAACAAGATTATGGACGAGAATGGCAGTGGCATGAGGAGTGAAGAAAGGGCGGAGGCGATTGATATTACGGAGTTGAAAATATGCTGCACGTGTGACATTACTGATATGTGAATTAAAGGATAATGTGCTATCGAGAATGACACCCAAGCTTTtcacagagggagagacagGGACCAGCCAATTATTGATGGTGAGAGAGAAATTGTTAATTCTGGATAGCAGTCTTTTAGTGCCGACCAGGAGAAGTTCTGATTTTTTGCTGTTGAGTTTAAGGAAGTTGGAGGAGAACCAGGAATTGAGTTCAGCTAAGCAGAGGATAAGGGAGGGTGGAGGAAGAGTAGAATCGGGTTTGGTAgagagatagagctgggtgtcatcggtgTAGCAGTGGAACTGAATATTATATTTACGAAAAATATGTCCGAGTTGAAGAAGGTAAAGGATGAAAAGAAGGGGCCCGAGGACAGATCCCTGCGGCACCCCAGTAGATAGAGGAGAAGGCTGAGAAGTGAaggattttaattgaatgaactgagtgcagtcagacaggtatgatttaaaccaggctAATGGAGTATGAGAGAGACCAATAGAAGCTAATCTGCTAAGAAGAATGGGGTGAGAGATGGTGTCAAAGGCTGCACTCAGATCAAGGAGAATAAGGATGGAGAGGAGACCAGAATCAGCTGCCATAAGAAGgtcgtttgttatttttataagaGCAGTTTCGGTGCTATGCAGAGGACGGAAGCCAGACTGGAACTGTTCGTAAAGGTTATTATCAGTTAggtgtacagtggggcaaaaaagtatttagtcagccaccgattgtgcaagttcccccacttaaaatgatgacagaggtcagtaatttgcaccagaggtacacttcaactgtgagagacagaatgtgaaaaaaaaaatccatgaatccacatggtaggatttgtaaagaatttattcgtaaatcagggtggaaaataagtatttggtcacctcaaacaaggaaaatctctggctctcacagacctgtaacgtcttctgtaagaagcttttctgtcccccactcgttacctgtatgaatggcacctgtttgaactcatcatctgtataaaagacacctgtccacagcctcaaacagtcagactccaaactccgccatggccaagaccaaagagctttcgaaggacaccaggaaaagtattgtagacctgcaccagactgggaagagtgaatctacaataggcaagcagcttggtgtgaaaaaatcaactgtgggagcaatcatcagaaaatggaagacatacaagaccactgataatctccctccatctggggctccacgctagatctcatcccgtggggtcaaaatgatcatgagaacggtgagcaaagatcccagaaccacacggggggacctggtgaatgacctgcagagagctgggaccaaagtaacaaaggtcaccatcagtaacacactacaacggcagggaatcaaatcccgcagtgccagacgtgttccgctgctgaagccagtgcatgtccaggcccgtctgaagtttgccagagagcacatggatgatacagcagaggattgggagaatgtcatgtggtcagatgaaaccaaagtagaactttttggtataaactcaactcgtcgtgtttggaggaagaagaatactgagttgcatcccaagaacaccatacctactgtgaagcatgggggtggaaacatcatgctatggggctgtttttctgccaaggggacaggacgactgatccgtgttaaggacagaatgaatggggccatgtatcgtgagattttgagccaaaacctccttccatcagtgagaactttgaagatgaaacgaggctgggtcttccaacatgacaatgatccaaaacacaccgcccgggcaacaaaggagtggctccgtaagaagcatttgaaagtcctggagtggcctagccagtctccagacctcaaccccatagaaaatctgtggcgggagttgaaagtccgtgttgctcggcgacagccccaaaacatcactgctctcgagaagatctgcatggaggaatgggccaaaataccagctactgtgtgtgcaaacctggtaaagacctatagtaaacgtttgacctctgttattgccaacaaaggttatgttacaaagtattgagttgtatttttgttattgaccaaatacttattttccaccctgatttacgaataaattctttacaaatcctaccatgtggattcatggatttttttttcacattctgtctctcacagttgaagtgtacctctggtgcaaattactgacctctgtcatcattttaggtgggggaacttgcacaatcggtggctgactaaatacttttttgccccactgtagatggACTTGTGAAGCAACTATTTTTTTAAGAATTTTTGAGAGGAATGGTAGATTGGAGATAGGACGGAAATTGTTAAAGTTGTTGGGATCTAGACCTGTTTTTTTCAGGATTGGGGTAATAGCGGCAACTTTGAAGGAAGCAGGAACAGTTCCAGTGGTGAGTGAATAATAGCAGATATGAGGGGAAGGAGAGGGGGTAAACAGGCTTTGACAAGGACAGTGGGGATAGGATCAAGCTGGCAGGTAGAAGGCTTTAATTTGTGGATGAGATCAGCAATATCAGTTAAAGACGGAagttgaaaaacagagaggaagtgagaaGGGGGTGGAGTTAAGACAGAATGTTTTTTAAGAcagagttgttttttaaaaaacagctactGAGTCCACAGTTCTTAATGTTTGggggagagagttccacagtctcGGTACCACAGTGGCAAAAGCTCTGTCACCCTTAGTTCTCCTCTtagtacactcaacaaaaatataaacgcaacacctttgttactgctcccattccccatgggatggacgtagagacctaaaattcattccagatacacaatataaccatccctcccaaacagtggtcacaaatcagtccaaatgtgtggtagtgggcacatctgctatattgagataatccatcccacctcacaggtgtgccacatcaggatgctgatctgacatcatgagtagtgcacaggtgtacctcagactgcccacaacaaaaggccaccctggaatgtgcagttttttgcactattgggggtctggggacccagaaccggtcagtatctggtgtgaccaccatttgcctcatgcagtgcaacacatcgttgcatggagtctatcagattgtcaattgtggcctgtggaatgttggtccactccacttcaatggctgtgcgaggttgttggatattcgtgggaactggtacacgctgtcgtatacgccggtcaagcacatcccgaacatgctcaatgggtgacatgtccggtgagtatgctggccatgcaagaactgggacattctcagctgccatctgccctgaacaatgtgaaccatgattcatccgtgaagcgcacacctctccaacgtgccagacgccatcgaatgtgagcatttgcccacacaagtctgttacggcgacgagctggagtcaggtcaagaccctgatgaggacgacgggcatgcagttgagcgtccctgagacggtttctgacagtttgtgcagaaactgtttggttgtgcaaaccaattgttccagcagctgtctgggtggctggtctcagacgatcttggaggtgaacctgctggatgtggaggtcctgggctggtgtggttacacgaggtctgcggttggatgtgctgccatattctctgaaacgcctgtggagacggcttatggttgagaaatgaacattcaatgcacgggcgacagatctggttgacattcctgctgtcagcatgccaattgcacgctccctcattgcttgtggcatctgtggcattttgct of the Maylandia zebra isolate NMK-2024a linkage group LG10, Mzebra_GT3a, whole genome shotgun sequence genome contains:
- the LOC112432606 gene encoding olfactory receptor 2K2-like; protein product: MATPLKQPIVFELEGFYIPPGFGPLLFFLALFTYMLVLLGNGVIVSVIVIDKNLHRPMFVMVCHLLVCDLLGSTAVLPGLMMHFLMGQKRIAYIPAIAQAFSVHTYGLAVQAILGAMAYDRYIAVCEPLRYHAIMTSAWLHSCCALAWLLALLPIAVLFSFHMNVPLCGRVILHVYCSNRGILGLACIPTPASDIYGLAMTWTVSTGIFLIIAFSYIRILQVSLKHSRIDTSIRSKAFQTCASHLVVYVLYQIASVIIIVSYRFPSVSENLKKFFSILFIIVPPAINPIIYGLVSKELRSSIIKHFTI